AAACCGCGAGTTGTGTATAGTTAATCAGATTAATGGTGTTGTTAGCAGTATCAATTTTAATCCATTCCTTTTCAGAGAGTTTTTCCATGATTTTGGTTGTTTCTTCCAAGGTGATTTCTGTCACCTCTGCCAAATCTTTCAGGGGAATGTTAAAAATTTTCTGGACTTGTTCTGATTCTTGACTATAACTATCGGTTAAACTTACTAAGGTATGGGCAAGTTTAACCGCAGATGGTGACAAGCGCATTTGTAGCCGCAGATTAATTTGACGAATTCTGCCTACCATCAGTTGCAGCATTCTATGATGTAAATGTGAGTCTTGAAACAGGATGTGAATAAAATTCTCTCTAGAAACACTTAGTAGTTTTACTTTGGAAAGGGAAACAACGTCCGTTGACCTGGGGAATTCATCTAAAACAGCCATTTCTCCAAAGAAATCACCTGGTCCTAAAATTGCTATGGTGAAGGATTCTTCTCCATGGGTGCGGCGAACTTTCACCCAACCGGAAACAATAAAGTAAACTGCATTACCCCAGGCATCTTCCATTAAAACAGCCCGTCCTGATGGGTAATCATGTTCAGTTGCTATATTCAGCAGCCATTCTCTGGTTTCTAGACTTGATGTACTTAGGAGTGGAAAAGTATCAATAATAATATCTTTTTTCATCTAAACCTCCAAGAGACCCCCACCAAAACTGTACTCAGTTTGGTGATGGGAGGAATGGAGGGTTAATTGTGAAATGTCCCTTGAGTAATTTTGTGCGCCAGCACAAACAATGAAAGGGACAGTTGAGCAATTAACAAATCTTTGATTTTCCATATTCGTAACCGTCCTTTTTGTGAATTGATTTACAGCATTTGTAAGAGATACCTTGAATCAGTCCAGATATTGTTGAGATATTGAAACTACCGCTAGTCCTCACCGCTACTCGTCCGATATATGCCCCAATCTTTTTACCTTTTGTGACAACAGCTTTCACAATGTCTCCGGTTTGAAAACCATTAACAAATTTGAACCGGGGGACATATCTAGAAGGAAAACCGTACTTGTCAGTTCGGCAAGATTGTCTGGTGCCGTGACCATTAGCTGTAATTAGCAATGGCTTAACGCCTTTGATATTGAGAATTGGAGTTGACTGACCAACACAAGCTGCATCAATCCAGTGCATTTTCTCTAAATTTTGCTGACTTCTATTGAACTTTGTTAACCCTCCTGAACCTGTTTCTACAGGTAATCCGGTTGCTTTGACAACGAATAGTAATGCCAGGCGAGTTGTGTTTACTGCTGCTGCATCAGCCAGTGGTCTTTTAGCTTGCTTCAAGATTTTTTCTAACTTTAAAGGGTCTTTTTTGAGGAAATCTTTGATGTCTTTCGTGCCTTTTTTAGTGTTACATTTTTCACAACTTAAAGTGAGATTTGTAATTGAATTACTACCACCCTTGGCTCGTGGATGAATATGCTCTACTTGAAAAGGAACGTCTTTCACTCCACAGTAGGCACATTGTCTACCCCACTTTTCTAGTAAGTATTCTCTGCTTTCGTAACCAGCTAAAGTTCCCTGTTGATATTCCTTACCTTGAATATCAGGATTAGCCATTAACTGCATATCAAACCTGACTAATTCTTGACTAATATCCTCAATTGGTGCGAGTTTACGCAATCTTTCAACCCAAGTTTTAATATTCTCAACCCGACTTTGTAAGCTCGGAGCTAACCATCTTTCTGGACGGGTTCTATTCAAGAACCTTGGTTGTCTGTAACGAGTTTTTCTGGCACGTCTAGAACGTCTTAATTGACTTCTAGAAGTTAAAGCATCTCTAATTGCAAAGCCTCTATGTTTTAATTCAGCAGCAAATACAACTTCGCCAGTTGAATCATTAATTAATGCCATTCCCGTGAATTTTGCACCAGGATCAATCTTTAGTCTTAGGGACGATACTGGGGAGTCAGGACAGGATTTTTTGAGAATAATTGTGAATGGAAACTGTCTAAATATTGCTGCTTTTTTGTTTCTCAATAACTGTCTAGCCTGTGCTGGATTAATTGGGTCTAGTGGTCTTTTTTTAGTGTCTAAAACAAATACTTTGGACATAATATTTTGCTCCGAAGAGCCTCCTTGCGGGTAATGTTAGCTTTGACAATGTTAGAGGTCGGTAACTATCTTAAAAGCACTGGTTTAACCCTTAAGCCTGTTTAACTTTGAAGTTCTAGAGCAGGGAACTAGCTACGCATCCCCTGGTAGGTCTTTAACTCTTACCTCTAACGTAGTTCGGTTAAGAACTGAGTCCAACTAGGCTTTTACAAGCCCTCACTTACCCGAAGGGAAGTGATGGGTGGTTGACGAATATATCTAAGGAAGGATTGTAACCCACATTCCGCACCCCCCAGTGTCACAATCGGTAATTTCGGATTTTTGAATACCTTTGATGATAATTTTGATACAAAATCGTCGAAATCTTAGGTGGCGATCGCCGATCTCAAATCCCCAAACGACCATTTTTCGTTGTGTGACAGTTTAGGGTGCGGAAGGTCGGTTGTAACTAGAGATCAGGGGGCAATGAATAGGAATTTTTTCATTACCAATTATCAATTATACCCAACACGGCTTAATTATTTGATTCTCCGGGTAGGGGTAAAGCAAGAGCTAAACCCCTACAAATCTAGGGTTTTCGTGATTTTACAAAAGTCCATGTCCCAACCGTTTTGAGTATACCTATAGGACTCCTATTTGATTTTTGATAGCCTGCGTGGCGTAGCCATACAAGACTCAGTAGGTATCAATTCTGTCTTTCCTGTTCCCAGTTAAGAGTTCCCTGTTCCCTGACCACACAAGTAAATTCACAGAATCAAACCGGATTCCTATATGTTAATTCTGAATTCTCAGAGTTTGGGCGGCAAGATAAATTTTTGTCCATTCACCTAGAACTTGATGATTTTTAAGTTGTAGTTGTTGGGCTATAGTTTCTATGGAGTTACCTGCTTTGCGGAGGTTGAGGATTTGTTGTCCTAGAGGGGTGATTTTTTCTGGAAGTTGTTGCCATTGGGTTTCTGTTAGCCCTAGATTATGTTCTTCTAGGGAAGTGGACAGCCAGTTATCAATCAGTTCTGGTTGACCTTTGATGGCAAAAACGCGGACGGCATGATAACTGAGTTTTTCCCGCAGACGATATACTTCTTTGATGGGTTTATGGAGTTGTTTGGCAATTTCTTCTTGGGATGTGCCTTGCAGATATAAGCGCAACCAATGTACTGCGTGTTGTCCAATATTTTCTAACAGGTATTGTTCAAATTTTTCCTGTACGAGTTGACGGTTGACTATTTGTTCTTCTAGGTGTTGGGTTTCTTGATATTGAGCGATCGCCTGATTATCAACTAAGTTCACTGGATTGTCGTTGTTTTCGGCGAGAATTTCCTCGGAAACAAGTTTCACTAATTCGCTGCTAGGTACTTGTGTTAAGCCTCCCCGCTGAATCCTTCGCAGGTAGTTAACAAAGCGGTATATTAGGATTGGTTGATTCCGAACTGGACGTAAACAATATTCTTCGATGCTGGCAAATAGTAATGTGTCCCGCAATCTTTTGTCCGTTGTTAATGCGGCAATGTGAGTCATTTGTTGTTGGATATATGAGTCACTTTGTATCAGGTCTTGGAGGACTTCTTGCAGGACATCAATAACGCTCCGTTGGCGATCGCGGCTGAGAGATATCCAAGTTTGAATTTTGTTTCTGACTGCCACTACACTACCCAATCGGCTAATCAGTTGACGATAAGCCTTCTCTCTGCCTATACCTAAATAACGTTTGTGCAGAATTCGCCACCGATATTCCATTGCTTGTTTAGCAATTTCTAGTTCTTTTGGGTTAAGTAAATTAAACCTTTCTAAATCTACTCCCAAAAGCCAGTTAAGAATACTTTCTCTAGTAGTCTGACTTTGTTCTGGACATTCTGTACTTAGTCGCTGTTGCCAATATTGAGCTAGATTTGCCCCATCTTTTGTCATAGCAATATTGCACTCCTCGAAATTAGATTTAGCGATTTAGTAGCAGGTAATAACTCCTATTTAATTCGTTCAATAGACTGCAATACCAAATTAAGTA
The DNA window shown above is from Anabaena sp. WA102 and carries:
- a CDS encoding Crp/Fnr family transcriptional regulator, translated to MKKDIIIDTFPLLSTSSLETREWLLNIATEHDYPSGRAVLMEDAWGNAVYFIVSGWVKVRRTHGEESFTIAILGPGDFFGEMAVLDEFPRSTDVVSLSKVKLLSVSRENFIHILFQDSHLHHRMLQLMVGRIRQINLRLQMRLSPSAVKLAHTLVSLTDSYSQESEQVQKIFNIPLKDLAEVTEITLEETTKIMEKLSEKEWIKIDTANNTINLINYTQLAVLASKI
- the iscB gene encoding RNA-guided endonuclease IscB, with the translated sequence MSKVFVLDTKKRPLDPINPAQARQLLRNKKAAIFRQFPFTIILKKSCPDSPVSSLRLKIDPGAKFTGMALINDSTGEVVFAAELKHRGFAIRDALTSRSQLRRSRRARKTRYRQPRFLNRTRPERWLAPSLQSRVENIKTWVERLRKLAPIEDISQELVRFDMQLMANPDIQGKEYQQGTLAGYESREYLLEKWGRQCAYCGVKDVPFQVEHIHPRAKGGSNSITNLTLSCEKCNTKKGTKDIKDFLKKDPLKLEKILKQAKRPLADAAAVNTTRLALLFVVKATGLPVETGSGGLTKFNRSQQNLEKMHWIDAACVGQSTPILNIKGVKPLLITANGHGTRQSCRTDKYGFPSRYVPRFKFVNGFQTGDIVKAVVTKGKKIGAYIGRVAVRTSGSFNISTISGLIQGISYKCCKSIHKKDGYEYGKSKIC
- a CDS encoding HetZ-related protein 2 gives rise to the protein MTKDGANLAQYWQQRLSTECPEQSQTTRESILNWLLGVDLERFNLLNPKELEIAKQAMEYRWRILHKRYLGIGREKAYRQLISRLGSVVAVRNKIQTWISLSRDRQRSVIDVLQEVLQDLIQSDSYIQQQMTHIAALTTDKRLRDTLLFASIEEYCLRPVRNQPILIYRFVNYLRRIQRGGLTQVPSSELVKLVSEEILAENNDNPVNLVDNQAIAQYQETQHLEEQIVNRQLVQEKFEQYLLENIGQHAVHWLRLYLQGTSQEEIAKQLHKPIKEVYRLREKLSYHAVRVFAIKGQPELIDNWLSTSLEEHNLGLTETQWQQLPEKITPLGQQILNLRKAGNSIETIAQQLQLKNHQVLGEWTKIYLAAQTLRIQN